A section of the Mycoplasmopsis synoviae ATCC 25204 genome encodes:
- the rsmG gene encoding 16S rRNA (guanine(527)-N(7))-methyltransferase RsmG, which translates to MEFKNKVIAYCKERNANFLDFEKYVSLIEEHNKNINLTGFSGESLWEEGILNSLLHMNSSTKDKSEIKILDIGSGVGFPAIPYALLRENNSIDIFEPIQKRVDFLNLVKQELTLDKVNIYKQRAEEFSQKNIYDVVVARAVGSVKTMLMAAFHLVALKGEMVLIKGPKYKQEILEAQEILSKLKVEVIVDKFILNAKENFLVRIKKLRSCPKEFPYSWKDIKKQS; encoded by the coding sequence ATGGAATTCAAAAATAAAGTTATTGCTTATTGTAAAGAACGTAATGCTAACTTTTTAGATTTTGAAAAATACGTTTCTTTAATAGAAGAGCATAATAAAAATATAAACCTAACAGGATTTAGTGGTGAGTCTTTATGAGAAGAAGGAATTTTAAATTCGCTTTTACATATGAATTCTTCTACAAAAGATAAAAGCGAAATTAAAATTTTAGATATCGGTTCTGGCGTTGGCTTTCCTGCAATTCCTTATGCTTTATTAAGAGAAAATAATTCAATTGATATCTTTGAACCAATTCAAAAAAGAGTAGATTTTTTAAACTTAGTAAAACAAGAATTAACTTTAGATAAAGTTAATATCTATAAACAAAGAGCTGAAGAATTTAGCCAAAAAAATATTTATGATGTAGTTGTAGCTAGAGCAGTTGGTAGCGTTAAAACCATGTTAATGGCAGCATTTCACTTAGTGGCTTTAAAAGGTGAAATGGTACTAATTAAAGGTCCTAAATACAAACAAGAAATTTTAGAGGCTCAAGAAATTTTATCTAAACTAAAAGTTGAAGTTATAGTTGATAAGTTTATCCTAAACGCTAAAGAAAATTTTTTAGTTAGAATCAAAAAATTAAGAAGCTGCCCCAAAGAGTTTCCCTACTCATGAAAAGACATCAAAAAACAATCCTAA
- a CDS encoding dihydrolipoyl dehydrogenase family protein — translation MKKYDVIIIGWGKGGKTLANKLGLSNKKVAIIEKDPKMVGGTCINVGCLPTKSYTHYSHVFVESSKLGYKTSYETGKKAYVKTLKHKLEFVKKLNQKNFELLNKNKNVDIYMGSAKFLSDYEVEVNLNSNKKKVKLTAKNIIIGTGSVSRKLNIEGAAKSRFVKYSNDILNLRTLPKKLLVVGAGFIGLEFASYFANFGTQVTVAQYNSDFMPNEDKEDSKFILDTLKKQGIKFEFNTTCEKFKDLKSQVQVSLSNKTKKYKEKFDAVLISAGRIPNTLNLGLENTKIKVLDNKAIEVNKYLQTNVKGIYAIGDVKGGPMFTYISLDDYRIVSDQLLKTKKNRNLDNRPLVPTNVFIRPSFARVGLNLKQAKELNLQGCYAKTILTSSIPKAHVINELEGFNKLIFNKQNQLIGVSLFSYVAHEIVNVFSLMIQNKMTFEEIKDYIYSHPVYTEMLNDL, via the coding sequence ATGAAAAAATACGATGTAATAATTATCGGCTGAGGTAAAGGCGGAAAAACTCTAGCTAATAAGCTCGGCCTATCTAATAAAAAAGTAGCCATTATTGAAAAAGATCCAAAGATGGTTGGAGGAACCTGCATTAATGTCGGCTGCCTTCCTACTAAAAGCTATACTCACTATAGCCATGTTTTTGTCGAAAGCTCAAAACTAGGATACAAAACCAGCTACGAAACTGGTAAAAAAGCTTATGTAAAAACTCTAAAGCATAAACTCGAATTTGTTAAAAAGCTAAACCAGAAAAACTTTGAATTATTAAATAAAAATAAAAACGTAGATATTTATATGGGAAGCGCTAAATTTTTAAGTGACTATGAAGTTGAAGTTAACTTAAATTCAAATAAGAAAAAAGTAAAACTTACTGCTAAAAATATAATCATAGGAACTGGATCAGTAAGCAGAAAACTAAATATCGAAGGTGCAGCAAAATCTAGATTTGTTAAATATAGTAATGACATTTTAAATCTAAGAACGCTGCCTAAAAAACTACTTGTAGTAGGTGCTGGTTTTATAGGTCTAGAATTTGCATCATACTTTGCAAACTTCGGAACCCAAGTAACAGTAGCTCAATATAATAGTGACTTCATGCCAAATGAAGATAAAGAAGATAGTAAATTTATATTAGATACTCTCAAAAAACAAGGTATTAAATTTGAATTCAATACCACTTGTGAAAAATTTAAAGATTTAAAATCTCAAGTTCAAGTATCACTGAGCAATAAAACTAAAAAATACAAAGAGAAATTTGATGCGGTATTAATTAGCGCTGGTAGAATTCCTAATACTTTAAATTTAGGACTTGAAAATACTAAAATTAAAGTATTAGATAATAAAGCTATTGAAGTTAATAAATATCTTCAAACAAATGTTAAAGGAATATATGCAATAGGAGATGTTAAAGGCGGACCTATGTTTACATATATTTCACTTGATGATTATCGGATAGTATCTGACCAACTTCTAAAAACTAAAAAAAATAGAAATCTGGATAATAGACCACTAGTTCCTACTAATGTATTTATCCGTCCTAGCTTTGCTAGAGTAGGACTAAATTTAAAACAAGCTAAAGAGTTAAACTTGCAAGGCTGCTACGCTAAAACTATATTAACAAGCTCTATTCCAAAAGCTCACGTAATTAATGAGCTTGAAGGTTTTAACAAATTAATCTTCAACAAGCAAAACCAATTAATTGGCGTGTCGCTTTTTAGCTATGTAGCACACGAAATAGTTAACGTGTTTTCTTTAATGATTCAAAACAAAATGACTTTTGAAGAAATTAAGGATTACATTTATTCACATCCAGTCTACACTGAAATGCTTAACGATTTATAG